In one Alnus glutinosa chromosome 14, dhAlnGlut1.1, whole genome shotgun sequence genomic region, the following are encoded:
- the LOC133857750 gene encoding probable ubiquitin-conjugating enzyme E2 37 has protein sequence MAQAARLSLRMQKELKLLLSDPPHGASFPLLSADSDLFSLSSIDAQIEGPEGTVYAEGIFHIKIQIPERYPFQPPSVTFATPIYHPNIDNGGRICLDILTLPPKGAWQPSLNISTVLTSIGLLLSEPNPDDGLMCEASREYKYNRQAFDQKARSMTEKYAKAGASGNACGSQSNQIHSKTSTMEVNAAGRESRHVVDENVVSHKKCGTRWKLSLESSGLTHKRDGDGEVNEVPNDHILVSNCKKQMEIEEARKESKGMNDDYIRSRDKLCGSRRKLSLETFDQFQKGDGNDKVNLVPNCSLSPKAQEPSVTSSRSSLLKAGNLYDNQEQDSKSVNDGINMISKKLTVGKKQPLGSSEACQRSDGCNEEMIVNACKSDSNASHEASPILPVVNSIEPLHKDFINKMENSYSDLNCKRLCYVGKKLALGFRGSSQTQEKDDKENVVPVHKKPLPQPKSPSMGSSMSSFMSKVGEFYERESDISGSDVSHKKSRIGRKLSLGPLAQLQRSNDDSQLLVSHSQKLSEDPSKALHMQQDCRWDDKQKSNYDNSIKIDEGSKRQKTDGSPMSELVIVLDSEDSEDEENVSLRSKSLLARKRIGKWRAKA, from the exons ATGGCTCAGGCCGCGAGGCTCAGCCTGCGAATGCAAAAGGAGCTCAAGCTCCTCCTCTCTGACCCCCCTCACGGCGCGTCGTTCCCACTTCTCTCCGCCGACTCTGACCTCTTCTCCCTGTCCTCCATCGATGCCC AGATTGAAGGTCCCGAAGGGACTGTATATGCCGAAGGGATCTTTCACATTAAGATTCAAATACCCGAGag GTACCCATTTCAGCCTCCAAGTGTTACATTTGCCACACCCATCTACCACCCTAACATCGACAATGGAGGCCGAATTTGCCTTGACATTCTTACTCTTCCCCCAAAg GGGGCATGGCAACCATCGTTAAACATTTCAACTGTGCTTACAAGCATAGGGTTGTTACTGAGTGAACCCAATCCTGATGATGGCCTAATGTGTGAAGCG AGTAGAGAGTACAAATATAACAGGCAAGCTTTTGACCAAAAAGCTCGATCAATGACTGAGAAATATGCCAAGGCTGGAGCAAGTGGGAATGCCTGTGGCAGTCAAAGCAATCAAATTCACTCAAAAACAAGCACG ATGGAAGTTAACGCAGCTGGGAGGGAGTCGAGACATGTAGTTGATGAGAATGTTGTAAGTCATAAGAAATGTGGAACTAGATGGAAGTTGTCACTGGAATCCTCAGGCTTGACCCACAAAAGGGATGGTGATGGAGAAGTGAATGAAGTGCCTAATGACCACATCTTAGTTTCTAATTGCAAGAAACAGATGGAAATTGAAGAAGCCAGAAAAGAGTCAAAAGGCATGAATGATGATTACATTCGGAGTCGGGATAAGCTATGTGGATCCAGGCGGAAATTATCACTGGAAACCTTTGATCAATTCCAGAAGGGAGATggcaatgacaaggtgaatCTGGTTCCAAATTGCAGCCTGTCACCTAAAGCTCAGGAGCCTTCAGTGACTTCTTCAAGGTCATCACTGCTGAAGGCTGGTAACCTCTATGATAATCAAGAACAAGATAGTAAATCAGTAAATGACGGCATAAATATGATATCAAAGAAGCTGACTGTTGGCAAGAAGCAGCCACTGGGATCTTCAGAAGCATGCCAGAGAAGTGATGGTTGCAATGAGGAAATGATTGTGAATGCCTGTAAGTCTGATTCAAATGCATCTCACGAAGCCTCACCAATTCTTCCGGTGGTTAACAGTATTGAACCGCTTCATAaggattttatcaataaaatggaAAATAGCTACAGTGATTTAAATTGTAAGAGGCTCTGTTATGTTGGCAAGAAGCTTGCATTGGGCTTCAGAGGCTCCTCACAGACACAGGAAAAGGATGACAAGGAAAATGTGGTTCCAGTTCACAAGAAACCACTTCCGCAGCCGAAAAGCCCTTCGATGGGTTCATCTATGTCCTCATTTATGTCGAAGGTAGGGGAGTTTTATGAGAGGGAATCAGATATTAGTGGTTCAGATGTGAGTCACAAGAAGAGTAGGATTGGTCGAAAGCTGTCACTGGGTCCGCTGGCTCAATTGCAACGGAGCAATGATGATAGCCAGCTGCTGGTGTCACACTCTCAGAAACTCTCTGAAGATCCATCCAAAGCCCTGCATATGCAACAAGATTGCAGGTGGGATGACAAGCAGAAGTCGAATTATGATAACAGTATTAAGATTGATGAGGGAAGCAAGCGGCAGAAAACAGATGGATCACCCATGTCTGAATTAGTAATTGTTCTAGACAGTGAGGATAGTGAGGATGAAGAGAATGTGTCTTTGAGGTCTAAATCATTGCTAGCTCGAAAGCGCATTGGGAAGTGGAGAGCTAAAGCTTGA
- the LOC133857761 gene encoding kinesin-like protein KIN-13B produces MNVVGRQMSRSTSSSHHQRQYSDHLIDAPSSNKWLQSASLSQDFGFFGGGLQGSRMSRNVALDPSTPLGSRSSSMRKNGDDQVSPSEFSPGLLDLHSFDTELLPEMSVPSLYDGSQLHQILHGTSFEDSEPFVSTNRLTNRPRGLPENNLLKSFSMDKERSNNVAKIKVVVRKRPLNKKEMAKKEEDIITIEPNSNFLTVHETKLKVDLTEYVEKHEFVFDAVLNEDVSNTLVYSETVEPIVPLIFHRTKATCFAYGQTGSGKTYTMQPLPLKASQDILSLMHHTYRNQGFQLYVSFFEIYGGKLFDLLNDRKKLCMREDGKQQVCIVGLQEYRVSNVETIKEFIEIGSTTRSTGTTGANEESSRSHAILQLCIKRSADGTESKPARLVGKLSFIDLAGSERGADTTDNDKQTRMEGAEINKSLLALKECIRALDNDQGHIPFRGSKLTEVLRDSFVGDSRTVMISCISPSSGSCEHTLNTLRYADRVKSLSKGNSSRRDPLSSSSNLRDSTALPLSSALPAESIFEDNTTCVPHDKNRFGWSKQIEREPSPPFNMDRVPSGRIEEILPAGVYSDYYKGQRDGQNDMAEDDFDYSQQTYEQEKPPRVNNKKIETYHKSILEDKRKIDTPMKWRDMSNFEANNSGSVDDLNALLKEEEDLVTAHRRLVEETIDIVREEMDLLVEADLPGNQLDDYISKLNAILSQKAAGILQLQTQLAQFQRRLNEYNVLVSSGN; encoded by the exons ATGAATGTGGTGGGGAGACAGATGTCGCGATCTACTTCGTCGTCGCACCACCAGCGTCAGTACTCGGACCACTTGATCGACGCTCCGTCCTCTAATAAGTGGCTCCAATCGGCGAGTCTCTCTCAG GACTTTGGGTTCTTTGGTGGAGGACTTCAGGGCTCGAGGATGAGCCGGAACGTGGCGCTGGACCCTTCCACGCCTCTGGGTTCGCGGTCCTCGAGCATGAGAAAGAACGGCGACGATCAAGTCTCGCCGAGCGAGTTCAGCCCAGGGTTGCTCGATCTCCATTCCTTTGATACTGAGCTGTTACCCGAG ATGTCGGTCCCAAGCCTTTATGATGGATCACAACTTCATCAAATTCTCCATGGTACGAGTTTTGAAGACTCTGAGCCATTTGTTTCCACCAACAGGCTGACAAACAGGCCCCGAGGTTTGCCTGAGAATAATCTTCTCAAAAGTTTCTCAATGGATAAAGAGAGGTCCAACAATGTTGCTAAGATCAAAGTTGTG GTGCGCAAGAGGCCGCTGAATAAAAAGGAAATGGCAAAGAAAGAGGAAGACATTATTACCATAGAACCAAATTCCAATTTTCTTACGGTTCATGAAACAAAACTCAAG GTTGACTTAACAGAATATGTTGAAAAACATGAATTCGTTTTTGATGCCGTTCTGAATGAAGATGTTTCAAATACTTTA GTGTACTCTGAGACCGTGGAGCCAATAGTTCCCCTGATTTTCCATCGAACTAAAGCAACTTGCTTTGCATATGGGCAAACAG GGAGTGGCAAGACTTACACGATGCAACCACTGCCCCTCAAAGCATCCCAAGATATTTTAAGCTTAATGCACCACACATACCGGAACCAAGGTTTTCAATTATATGTCAGTTTCTTTGAGATATATGGAGGGAAACTTTTTGATCTCCTCAATGATCGGAA AAAGCTTTGCATGAGGGAGGATGGGAAACAGCAGGTGTGCATTGTGGGTTTGCAAGAATACAGGGTATCAAATGTTGAGACGATCAAGGAGTTCATTGAAATAGGAAGTACTACTAGAAGTACTGGTACAACTGGTGCAAATGAGGAATCTTCTCGATCGCATGCTATACTTCAGCTTTGTATCAAGAGATCAGCTGATGGGACCGAATCAAAGCCTGCACGACTTGTAGGCAAGCTATCTTTTATAGATCTTGCTGGAAGTGAACGTGGTGCAGATACTACTGATAATGATAAACAAACAAG AATGGAAGGTGCTGAAATCAATAAAAGCTTACTTGCTTTGAAAGAATGCATTAGAGCTCTTGACAATGACCAGGGTCACATTCCTTTCAGAGGGAGTAAGTTGACTGAAGTTCTTAGAGATTCATTTGTTGGAGACTCGCGCACTGTTATGATATCATGCATTTCACCAAGCTCAGGATCATGTGAACACACCCTCAACACACTAAGATATGCTGAcag AGTGAAGAGTTTATCGAAAGGGAACAGCTCCAGGAGGGATCCGTTGTCTTCATCTTCAAACCTTAGAGACTCAACTGCATTGCCCTTGTCTTCAGCTTTACCAGCTGAATCAATTTTTGAGGATAACACAACTTGTGTTCCCCATGACAAGAACAGGTTTGGCTGGTCCAAACAGATTGAAAGAGAACCCTCACCACCATTTAACATGGATCGTGTTCCTAGTGGGAGGATAGAGGAAATTTTGCCTGCAGGTGTATATTCAGATTATTACAAAGGTCAGAGAGATGGTCAAAATGACATGGCTGAAGATGATTTTGATTACTCTCAGCAGACCTATGAACAGGAGAAACCGCCACGTGTGAATAATAAGAAGATAGAGACCTACCATAAATCAATTTTAGAGGATAAGAGGAAGATTGACACTCCGATGAAATGGAGGGATATGTCAAACTTTGAAGCCAACAATTCTGGTTCTGTTGATGATCTTAATGCCCTGCTAAAG GAAGAGGAAGACCTTGTAACTGCTCACCGTAGACTAGTGGAAGAGACAATAGACATTGTTAGGGAG GAGATGGATCTGCTGGTTGAAGCTGATCTGCCAGGCAATCAGCTGGATGATTATATCTCCAAGTTAAATGCCATTCTTTCACAGAAGGCTGCTGGAATTCTTCAACTGCAGACCCAGTTGGCCCAATTTCAGAGGCGTCTGAATGAGTATAATGTTTTGGTCTCTTCTGGTAATTGA
- the LOC133857293 gene encoding uncharacterized protein LOC133857293 — protein sequence MASICLSIPTLKTLAMPYPSAAASSTPSSSSSSSSSSATASGYPCRLVRCRFSVVTIPRFGSRRVVLSNSGRAKRQVVRMAPDEEKLTRRNPLDFPIEWERPKPGRRPDIFPQFSPMKTPLPPPLPYDPPEEDEEDEEKKEEEEEDPDKEEPEQPEKQ from the exons ATGGCTTCGATTTGCCTCTCAATCCCCACCTTGAAAACCCTAGCCATGCCCTATCCATCGGCAGCAGCATCTTCAActccatcatcttcttcttcttcttcttcttcgtctgcTACTGCTTCGGGATACCCATGCCGTCTCGTTCGCTGCAGATTCTCTGTGGTTACTATTCCAAGGTTCGGTTCTCGTCGCGTGGTTTTAAGTAACAGTGGGAGGGCGAAGAGGCAGGTCGTCCGTATGGCCCCCGATGAGGAGAAGCTCACCCGCCGCAATCCTCTCGATTTCCCCATC GAGTGGGAGAGGCCGAAGCCAGGGCGTAGACCCGATATATTCCCCCAGTTTAGCCCTATGAAAACGCCACTACCACCTCCACTGCCATATGATCCTccagaagaagatgaggaagacgaagagaagaaagaggaagaggaggaagatCCTGATAAGGAAGAGCCAGAGCAGCCTGAGAAGCAGTAG